DNA from Leucobacter aridicollis:
GAGGAGGCTGAGTACGTGACGAGCCATGATTACTCTTCCTCCCACTCGGGGGCTTGCTCAAGGACATACTGAATGTCACTGTTCGACGTGCCCTGGCGGACCATCGGCCACACCATCGCGTCGGCGCTCACGACGAAGTCGATCACCACAGGACGATCGTTGGTCTCAAGCGCGAGCTTGATCGCGGCGTCGATCTCGTCTTCCTTCTCCACGCGGATCGCGAGGCAGCCGTACGCTTCGCCAAGCTTCACGAAGTCGGGCACGCGCTGCGACCCGTGGCCCGTGTTCAGCTCGGTGTTCGAGTAGCGGCCGTCATAGATGAGGGTCTGCCACTGGCGCACCATGCCAAGCGAGGAGTTGTTGATGACCGCGACCTTGATCGGGATGTTGTTCACGACGCAGGTCGCGAGCTCCTGATTGGTCATCTGGAAGCAGCCGTCGCCGTCGATCGCCCAGACCGTGCGCTCGGGCTCGGCGACCTTCGCGCCCATGGCGGCTGGGACTGCGTAGCCCATCGTGCCGGCGCCGCCGGAGTTCAGCCAGGCGTTCGGGCGCTCGTACTTGATGAACTGAGCGGCCCACATCTGGTGCTGGCCAACGCCCGCCGCGTAGATCGCCTCGGGGCCGGTGAGCTCGCCGATCCGCTGGATGACGTGCTGCGGCGACAGCAGGCCGTCGCTCGTCTCGGCGTACCCGAGCGGGTAGGTCTCCTGCAGGCCGCGCAGGCGGTCCCACCAGGCGGTCGTATCCGCGAAATCGCGCCCGAGCTTCGCGGTCGACACCGCGGCGATGAGGTCGGAGATGACATCTGCAGCGTCGCCAACGATCGGCACATCTGCCGCGCGAATCTTGCCGATCTCGGCGGGATCGATGTCGGCGTGGATGACCTTCGCATCGGGTGCGAACAGCGCCGCCTTGCCAGTCACCCGGTCGTCAAAGCGCGCGCCGAGCGTGATGAGGAGGTCGGACTCCTGCAGCGCGAGCACCGCCGGAACGGTGCCGTGCATGCCGGGCATCCCGAGATGCTGCGGGTGCGAGTCGGGGAACACGCCGCGCGCCATCAGCGTGGTGACGACGGGGGCGCCAACGAGCTCTGCGAGCTGCTTGAGCTCCTCGGCCGCGCCGGCGCGGCCCACGCCGCCGCCGACGTAGAACACGGGGCGCTGCGCCTCCGCGATGAGCTCGGCCGCGGCCTGGATCTGCTTGCTGTTCGCCTTCGTGATCGGGCGGTAGCCGGGCAGCTCGACGCGCGGGTCCCAGACGAAGTCGACCTCGCCCTCCTGCGCGTCCTTCGTGATGTCGACGAGCACGGGGCCGGGGCGTCCGGTCGACGCAAGGTGGTACGCGGCGGCGATCGCGGCCGGCACCTCCTCCGCAGTCTTCACGAGGAAGGAGTGCTTGGTGATGGGCATCGTGATGCCCATGATGTCGGCCTCCTGGAACGCGTCGGTGCCCATCAGGTGCGAGAACACCTGGCCGGTGATCGCAAGCAGCGGCACCGAATCCATGTACGCGTCGGCGATGGCGGTGACGAGGTTCGTCGCGCCGGGGCCCGACGTTGCGATTGCGACGCCGACCTTGCCGGACGCTGCGGCATAGCCCTCCGCGGCATGGCCGCCGCCCTGCTCGTGGCGCACGAGGACGTGACGGAGGTGCTCATCCCCCATCAACGTGTCGTAGAGCGGGAGGACGGCGCCGCCGGGGAGACCGAAGACATCGGTGACCCCAAGCGCGTCAAGGCTGCGGACTACAGCCATCGCGCCGGTCATGCGTTCGCCGCGGGCAGGCGGCTCCCCTGTTTGACGTTGAATAGCGTTCGACTCGAGGGTCATTCTTTGCTTTCTTACGGTGGTGGATGAGCGCGGACCATAGACGACCCGGCGCAAGACGAGTGTGGGAACTAGCCGGTGATGGCACCCTCAGATGCCGAATGCACGAGCTTCG
Protein-coding regions in this window:
- a CDS encoding acetolactate synthase large subunit, which gives rise to MRRVVYGPRSSTTVRKQRMTLESNAIQRQTGEPPARGERMTGAMAVVRSLDALGVTDVFGLPGGAVLPLYDTLMGDEHLRHVLVRHEQGGGHAAEGYAAASGKVGVAIATSGPGATNLVTAIADAYMDSVPLLAITGQVFSHLMGTDAFQEADIMGITMPITKHSFLVKTAEEVPAAIAAAYHLASTGRPGPVLVDITKDAQEGEVDFVWDPRVELPGYRPITKANSKQIQAAAELIAEAQRPVFYVGGGVGRAGAAEELKQLAELVGAPVVTTLMARGVFPDSHPQHLGMPGMHGTVPAVLALQESDLLITLGARFDDRVTGKAALFAPDAKVIHADIDPAEIGKIRAADVPIVGDAADVISDLIAAVSTAKLGRDFADTTAWWDRLRGLQETYPLGYAETSDGLLSPQHVIQRIGELTGPEAIYAAGVGQHQMWAAQFIKYERPNAWLNSGGAGTMGYAVPAAMGAKVAEPERTVWAIDGDGCFQMTNQELATCVVNNIPIKVAVINNSSLGMVRQWQTLIYDGRYSNTELNTGHGSQRVPDFVKLGEAYGCLAIRVEKEDEIDAAIKLALETNDRPVVIDFVVSADAMVWPMVRQGTSNSDIQYVLEQAPEWEEE